AACGCACAAAAGCTGGACAAGTTTGGCAGCACTGTAGAAAAAAAGGTTGGACCAAAAACCATTCAGGTGCCTTATACTGATGTGATCAGCTACTTAGGCTATGCCGAACCCGGTAATGAGGATGAAGAGAAAGACGGCAAGAAGTTTTACTACATCTATGTATGGGTACCGGCTGTTGCTCCCGAATTGGGTGTGAGAATGCTTTCTCCATTAACAGATTACAAAAACAAAAAAGCTATAGAGTCAGCAGAATACAAAGCTAACAAAGGATCAAACGATTTCTTCGATACTTATATCACTTTGGAGCGTTCTTCTATAGTTAGCAAGGATGACATCAGCGCAGAAAGTGTAAAAAGTGCCAAGTGGGTAGTGCTTGAGAGAAATGATGATAGCAGCGAAATGCCTAAAGACCCGGAAGGTCGTAACTACAATTCTTTGCTACGTTATAAAAGTGAAGCCAGTAACCCTGACAAAGCTCTTACAGTAGGTCTGTATCGTGTAGGATTTACTACTTATAAAGTAGGAGAGGTGAGAGGAACATTCCTTGCTGAAGTTGCTGCTCCAGTAAAATTACCTGGTGTTGCTATGGCTAAAACTATTGATGAGTTGTTGAGCCAGCTGAATCAGTAATATTAACACCTGAGCAGGTATGTGTGTCCGATAGTTTTCTGGCACACATATTTGTTTTTGTCCGGTATCATTTTTTTATCATTTGCATTAAATACTTATCCTTATGGCGATCACCAATACTACAGGAAGCCCTGCAACGGAACAATCGCAATTGGCGATTGAGAACAATGAACTCAGTCGGCCAGGTTATTATATAGCAGTTGGCGGAAAATATTACTCAATAGATCATTACCATATTCAATGGGAATTTGGCTTCCATAAATTACGCGATTTGAAATATGCCCCCGTTTCGAACCAGGAGTTCAAAGTGGTGGTCAATATTCCCGATTGGCGACCTGAGCACACGGCCTTTTTTGCGCAGCCTATTGAGATTGTAAACCACGATTATACCGTTCCTATAAAGCCAGTGGTGACTCAGGGCTTCAACAGGTATGAGCTGACCTTTGATAATCTTAAGCCTGGTCAGCTTTTGATTATTCGAGACCATGCCGGTTTATACGGTATAGGTATGGGAAGTATCACAGATAAGCTGGTAGACCTGTTTGCCACGGCAGATGGTCCGGCCCATGCTGTACTGGGTAATGTAAAAGATGCTCTTAAATCTTTTCCTGATCATTCTGGTTTACAGAACCTCTTAAAAAAGTGGGAAGCAAAATATACTATAGTTAAAAGCGAGAAATCCTGGGAAACAGTGCAGGAAAAGTGGCAAAAATATAAACTGGAAGAAGAGCGCGGATCTAAAAAAGTTTTTGCCAATGATGTGGAAGAGGAGATTGCATACTATATGTCATTAACTGAGAATCCGGCCAATAGAGAGGAAGCAGAGTCCATGCTTGAAAGAATAGAGGTGTTTAAAAATTCAAAGGTTGAAATTAAACCCAGGCGTATTCCGGGCAAGGATGAGCTTAGCAGCCGGGTGACATGCTATAGAAGTCTGGGCCCCATGGACCTACTCATAACTATGGTAGAGATCGGGAACAAAGGAGATGTACTGTTGCGTTTCAGGGGAATTCCCAACGAAGCTGATGGTGTAGTTTATCTTCACAAAAAAGCTGTTCAAAACGAATCAACGGGATCTTATATTTTGCAATCATCGGAAATCAACGGTGATAACTGGAATACACTGAGCTATGAGAACGACGGATGGGGAGGAGGCCGCTTGTTTGTTTACCCACCGCTGGTAAACCAGGCAATAGATATTGCTGTCGATCACAGGGCAGAGGATGTAGAAAGTCCTGAACAGATGTATGACGATTACTGTAAAGGAATAAAGTAACAATTAGTTCTGTTTATAGATTGAAATGTGCCGGGAATCTGATTTTCGGTGCATTTCTCTTTTATGGGATAAAGTATGGATAGATAATTTAAGTTGTTGGAGTTTTTTCCAACAACTAGGGAGTCAACTTATTTAAAATCCTACTATCAAGACAATTTTTTAAACCACCTCATCACGGTCTAGTGAATAAATAGCGGTACCAATTTTGTCTAGTTTTGAGATAAGCGATTCGCTGCCATTATCTATAACGTCTTTTCGTTCCTTTTGCGA
This region of Fulvivirga ulvae genomic DNA includes:
- a CDS encoding Lipl32 family lipoprotein, yielding MKNLALKSGLALAALLVAFGVNAQKLDKFGSTVEKKVGPKTIQVPYTDVISYLGYAEPGNEDEEKDGKKFYYIYVWVPAVAPELGVRMLSPLTDYKNKKAIESAEYKANKGSNDFFDTYITLERSSIVSKDDISAESVKSAKWVVLERNDDSSEMPKDPEGRNYNSLLRYKSEASNPDKALTVGLYRVGFTTYKVGEVRGTFLAEVAAPVKLPGVAMAKTIDELLSQLNQ